In Georgenia soli, a genomic segment contains:
- a CDS encoding RNA polymerase sigma-70 factor, protein MSRTTEFEELRPLLFAIAYRILGSVSEAEDAVQETWLRYETSSTTPVSTKAFLSAVVTRISIDVLRSARSRREQYVGQWFPEPLVTDPYEDPARAAELADSVSTAALLLLERLSPLERAVFVLREVFGFGFPEVAAAVGRSEAACRQLAVRARRHMDAGRPRFEADRRGREELAARFFDALREGDVASLRELLAADVQMVGDSGGKAPQWGRGIFGADKVARVLTSTMPWFAQIGGSVEQEELNGQPGAIFRDRDGKVLSALTLDVLDGQIHAIRAVLNPDKLRHVGPVADGWAVYREAQQARRATD, encoded by the coding sequence GTGAGCAGGACGACGGAGTTCGAGGAGCTTCGGCCGCTGCTCTTCGCGATCGCCTACCGCATCCTCGGCAGCGTGAGCGAGGCCGAGGACGCCGTCCAGGAGACCTGGCTGCGCTACGAGACGTCCTCCACGACGCCTGTGTCGACCAAGGCCTTCCTCTCGGCCGTCGTCACCCGGATCTCGATCGACGTCCTGCGCTCAGCCCGCTCCCGGCGCGAGCAGTACGTCGGGCAGTGGTTCCCCGAGCCGCTCGTCACGGACCCGTACGAGGACCCGGCGCGTGCGGCGGAGCTGGCCGACTCGGTGTCGACGGCGGCTCTTCTTCTGCTCGAGCGGCTGAGCCCGCTGGAGCGGGCCGTGTTCGTGCTCCGCGAGGTCTTCGGGTTCGGCTTCCCCGAGGTCGCGGCCGCCGTGGGCCGGTCCGAGGCCGCATGCCGCCAGCTGGCCGTCCGCGCGCGACGGCACATGGACGCCGGTCGGCCCCGCTTCGAGGCCGACCGCAGGGGACGCGAGGAGCTGGCGGCTCGGTTCTTCGACGCCCTTCGTGAGGGTGACGTCGCGAGCCTGCGGGAGCTGCTGGCCGCCGATGTGCAGATGGTCGGCGACAGCGGCGGCAAGGCACCGCAGTGGGGCCGTGGGATCTTCGGCGCCGACAAGGTCGCCCGCGTGCTGACCTCCACCATGCCGTGGTTCGCGCAGATCGGGGGCAGCGTCGAGCAGGAGGAGCTCAACGGACAGCCGGGCGCGATCTTCCGCGACCGGGACGGCAAGGTCCTCAGCGCGCTCACGCTGGACGTGCTCGACGGGCAGATCCACGCCATCCGGGCGGTGCTCAACCCGGACAAGCTCCGCCACGTGGGTCCGGTGGCGGACGGGTGGGCCGTCTACCGCGAGGCGCAGCAGGCCCGGAGGGCGACCGACTGA